The proteins below come from a single Burkholderia sp. FERM BP-3421 genomic window:
- a CDS encoding PspA/IM30 family protein — protein sequence MSLFDSISRTLKGLLNDAADSVQDPSRDARQIVRELDDSIGRAENSLIEIEAQVATQRSKRDAADDKARKYEEGAKRALQSGDEALAREALGAQANAEAERNALGAELVTLEPSVDKLKAQIADMRQRRNDLNARSNILQAKQEIAQAKDVAATALGGIGGKDLSGDFQKLEDKVTLSNARSDARLNSADTASGKGLDDKLAALSKGPSVDDRLEALKKQLNTPAQ from the coding sequence ATGTCGCTCTTCGACTCTATTTCGCGCACGCTCAAAGGCCTGCTCAACGATGCGGCCGATTCGGTGCAGGATCCGTCGCGCGACGCACGCCAGATCGTGCGGGAGCTCGACGACAGCATCGGCCGCGCGGAAAACTCGCTGATCGAGATCGAGGCGCAGGTCGCCACCCAGCGCAGCAAGCGCGACGCGGCCGACGACAAGGCGCGCAAGTACGAGGAAGGCGCGAAGCGCGCGCTGCAATCCGGCGACGAAGCGCTCGCGCGCGAGGCGCTCGGCGCGCAGGCGAACGCCGAGGCGGAGCGCAATGCGCTCGGCGCCGAACTCGTGACGCTCGAACCGTCGGTCGACAAGCTGAAGGCGCAGATCGCCGACATGCGCCAGCGCCGCAACGACCTGAACGCCCGCTCGAACATCCTGCAGGCCAAGCAGGAGATCGCGCAGGCCAAGGACGTCGCGGCCACCGCGCTCGGCGGCATCGGCGGCAAGGATCTGTCGGGCGATTTCCAGAAGCTCGAGGACAAGGTCACGCTGTCGAACGCCCGTTCCGACGCCCGCCTCAATTCGGCCGACACCGCGAGCGGCAAGGGGCTCGACGACAAGCTCGCGGCCCTCAGCAAGGGGCCGTCGGTCGACGATCGCCTCGAGGCGCTGAAGAAGCAACTGAACACGCCGGCCCAGTAA
- a CDS encoding tetratricopeptide repeat protein → MKKLLAAASLALLVASGSAFAAVPSLQQIQQSISQGNWQQADGQLSQVIAAYPDNARARYLYGQVLDHEGRPADALVQIERAKSLDPQIRFTDPAKFARTEAKVRADAERLGSQARRSATSGGQVLPPQVGQQQLAPAPAPRHEPSTGMWIGFAVLIGAVALVLRWTLRRARSSDNQRGDDERRAQLKRATDLLNEVRPLKLDARLSTAPGAAAFNSEIENVETQARTLVEALSNGKNAVPPYQLDELERQFASLKARVEGRPDPTATAAPAAGGAGSVYAQEADRLAGAPQQAPYPPPQQPPVVVQQGGGFGGGMGGLLTGVLLGEAMSGGRERVIERDVIVNNEPGRRADDPGFDMGQGGNWDSGGGGGGGDVDLGSSDDWSSNS, encoded by the coding sequence ATGAAAAAGCTTCTCGCAGCCGCGAGTCTCGCCCTCCTCGTCGCGTCAGGCTCGGCGTTCGCCGCCGTGCCGTCGCTGCAGCAGATCCAGCAATCCATCTCGCAGGGCAACTGGCAGCAGGCCGACGGGCAGTTGTCGCAGGTCATCGCGGCCTACCCGGACAATGCGCGCGCACGCTACCTGTACGGCCAGGTGCTCGATCACGAGGGTCGCCCGGCCGATGCGCTCGTCCAGATCGAGCGCGCGAAATCGCTCGATCCGCAGATCCGCTTCACCGATCCCGCGAAGTTCGCGCGGACCGAGGCCAAGGTGCGCGCCGATGCCGAGCGCCTGGGCTCGCAGGCCCGCCGCTCGGCCACCTCGGGCGGCCAGGTGCTGCCGCCGCAGGTCGGCCAGCAACAGCTCGCGCCCGCCCCCGCGCCCAGGCATGAACCCTCGACCGGCATGTGGATCGGCTTCGCGGTGCTGATCGGCGCGGTCGCGCTGGTGCTGCGCTGGACGCTGCGCCGCGCGCGCTCGTCCGACAACCAGCGCGGCGACGACGAACGCCGCGCGCAGCTCAAGCGCGCGACCGACCTGCTCAACGAGGTGCGGCCGCTCAAGCTCGACGCGCGGCTGTCGACGGCGCCCGGCGCCGCGGCGTTCAACAGCGAGATCGAAAACGTCGAGACCCAGGCGCGCACGCTGGTCGAGGCGCTGTCGAACGGCAAGAACGCGGTGCCGCCCTACCAGCTCGACGAACTCGAACGCCAGTTCGCGAGCCTGAAGGCCCGCGTCGAGGGTCGACCCGATCCGACCGCGACCGCCGCGCCGGCGGCCGGCGGCGCGGGCTCGGTCTACGCGCAGGAAGCCGACCGGCTCGCGGGCGCGCCGCAGCAAGCGCCGTACCCGCCGCCGCAACAGCCGCCCGTGGTGGTGCAGCAGGGCGGCGGGTTCGGCGGCGGCATGGGCGGCCTGCTGACCGGCGTGCTGCTCGGCGAGGCCATGTCCGGCGGCCGCGAGCGCGTGATCGAGCGGGACGTGATCGTCAACAACGAGCCCGGCCGGCGCGCGGACGACCCCGGCTTCGACATGGGCCAAGGCGGCAACTGGGATTCGGGCGGCGGCGGCGGCGGCGGGGATGTCGACCTCGGCAGCAGCGACGACTGGAGCAGCAACAGCTGA
- a CDS encoding penicillin-binding protein 1A, with protein MPIIKRPSSSRPTNEHHYSLRRAPSGAYYTDEDDDDAHDDRRGRGGRSFGSRVALWFAGLFAIAAVVGALIVGYALVVMAPQLPSLDALTNYQPKVPLRVYTADHVLIGEFGEERRSLVRFQDIPDVMKKAVLAIEDYRFYDHGGVDFLGILRAGVADLMHGGARQGASTITMQVARNFFLSSEKTYTRKIYEMLLAYKIEKALTKDQILELYMNQIYLGQRAYGFAAAARVYFGKDLKDITLAEAAMLAGLPKAPSAYNPVVNPKRAKVRQEYILKRMLEIGYITQPQYDAALKEELHTRTPGNQYAVHGEYISEMVRQMMYAQYKDETYTRGLTVTTTVNAADQEAAYQAVRRGIMDYERRHGYRGPEGFVALAQPGDDRDEAIDDALADHPDNGDLQSAVVLSAAPNAVQVQFVGGATTAIGGAGLRFVAAGLSPRASDALRIKPGSIVRVMKDAKDAWQIVQLPQVEGALVAIAPQDGAIRSLVGGFDFNKNKFNHVTQAWRQPGSSFKPFIYSASLEKGLGPATIINDAPLYFPPSVPGGTAWEPKDDDQPDGPMPMRTALQRSKNLVSIRILASIGTQYAQDYVTQRFGFDPAKTPPYLPMALGAGLVTPLQLATGYAVFANGGYKVDPYLIAEVDDARGQALQKAQPLVAGSNAQRTVEARNAYVMNSLLHTVATAGTGAGTNALGRGDLQGKTGTTNDAKDGWFAGYQSSLVAVAWMGFDQPKSLGSREFGAQLALPIWVNYMRTALKGVPEQQMPMPDGLTTLDGELYYADRTPGNGFVASVDINPAANPMSANDALGAAGAAGLTPPPVTQQEKQQIMDMFESNKP; from the coding sequence ATGCCTATCATTAAACGACCGTCCTCTTCTCGCCCCACGAACGAACACCATTACTCGCTGCGACGGGCGCCGTCGGGCGCCTACTACACCGACGAAGATGACGACGATGCGCACGACGACCGGCGCGGGCGCGGCGGCCGTTCGTTCGGCTCGCGCGTCGCGCTGTGGTTCGCGGGCCTGTTCGCGATCGCCGCGGTGGTCGGCGCGCTGATCGTCGGCTACGCGCTGGTGGTGATGGCGCCGCAGCTGCCGTCGCTCGACGCGCTGACCAACTACCAGCCGAAGGTGCCGTTGCGCGTGTATACGGCGGACCACGTGCTGATCGGCGAATTCGGCGAGGAGCGGCGCAGCCTCGTGCGCTTCCAGGACATTCCCGACGTGATGAAGAAGGCGGTGCTCGCGATCGAGGACTACCGTTTCTACGATCACGGCGGCGTCGATTTCCTCGGCATCCTGCGCGCGGGCGTGGCCGACCTGATGCACGGCGGCGCGCGCCAGGGCGCGAGCACGATCACGATGCAGGTCGCGCGCAACTTCTTCCTGTCGAGCGAGAAGACCTACACGCGCAAGATCTACGAAATGCTGCTCGCGTACAAGATCGAGAAGGCGCTGACGAAGGACCAGATCCTCGAGCTGTACATGAATCAGATCTACCTCGGCCAGCGCGCGTACGGCTTCGCGGCCGCCGCGCGCGTGTACTTCGGCAAGGACTTGAAGGACATCACGCTGGCCGAGGCGGCGATGCTCGCCGGGCTGCCGAAGGCGCCGTCCGCGTACAACCCGGTGGTCAATCCGAAGCGCGCGAAGGTGCGCCAGGAATACATCCTGAAGCGCATGCTCGAGATCGGCTACATCACGCAGCCGCAGTACGACGCGGCGCTCAAGGAGGAGCTTCATACGCGCACGCCGGGCAACCAGTACGCGGTGCACGGCGAGTACATCTCGGAGATGGTGCGCCAGATGATGTACGCGCAGTACAAGGACGAGACCTATACGCGCGGGCTGACCGTGACGACGACGGTCAACGCGGCCGACCAGGAAGCGGCCTACCAGGCGGTGCGGCGCGGCATCATGGATTACGAGCGCCGGCACGGCTATCGCGGGCCGGAAGGCTTCGTCGCGCTGGCGCAGCCGGGCGACGACCGCGACGAGGCGATCGACGATGCGCTCGCCGATCACCCGGACAACGGCGACCTGCAATCGGCCGTGGTGCTGAGCGCCGCGCCGAACGCGGTGCAGGTGCAGTTCGTCGGCGGCGCGACCACGGCGATCGGCGGCGCGGGCCTGCGCTTCGTCGCGGCGGGGCTGAGCCCGCGCGCGTCGGATGCGCTGCGCATCAAGCCCGGTTCGATCGTGCGCGTGATGAAGGACGCGAAGGACGCATGGCAGATCGTGCAGCTGCCGCAGGTCGAGGGCGCGCTTGTCGCGATCGCGCCGCAGGACGGCGCGATCCGCTCGCTGGTGGGCGGCTTCGACTTCAACAAGAACAAGTTCAACCACGTCACGCAGGCGTGGCGGCAGCCGGGTTCGTCGTTCAAGCCGTTCATCTACTCGGCGTCGCTCGAAAAGGGCCTCGGGCCGGCCACGATCATCAACGACGCGCCGCTGTACTTCCCGCCGAGCGTGCCGGGCGGCACCGCGTGGGAGCCGAAGGACGACGACCAGCCGGACGGCCCGATGCCGATGCGCACCGCGCTGCAACGTTCGAAGAACCTCGTGTCGATCCGGATTCTCGCGTCGATCGGCACGCAGTACGCGCAGGACTACGTGACGCAGCGCTTCGGCTTCGATCCGGCGAAGACGCCGCCGTACCTGCCGATGGCGCTCGGCGCGGGGCTCGTCACGCCGCTGCAGCTGGCGACGGGCTACGCGGTGTTCGCGAACGGCGGCTACAAGGTCGATCCGTACCTGATCGCGGAAGTCGACGACGCGCGCGGCCAGGCGCTGCAGAAGGCGCAGCCGCTGGTGGCGGGCAGCAACGCGCAGCGCACCGTCGAGGCGCGCAACGCATACGTGATGAACAGCCTGCTGCACACGGTCGCGACGGCCGGCACCGGGGCGGGCACGAACGCGCTCGGCCGCGGCGACCTGCAAGGCAAGACCGGTACCACCAACGACGCGAAAGACGGCTGGTTCGCCGGCTATCAGTCGTCGCTCGTCGCGGTCGCGTGGATGGGCTTCGACCAGCCGAAGAGCCTCGGCAGCCGTGAATTCGGCGCGCAGCTGGCGCTGCCGATCTGGGTCAACTACATGCGCACAGCGCTCAAGGGCGTGCCCGAGCAGCAGATGCCGATGCCCGACGGCCTGACGACGCTCGACGGCGAGCTTTACTACGCCGATCGCACGCCGGGCAACGGCTTCGTCGCGAGCGTGGACATCAATCCGGCGGCGAACCCGATGAGTGCGAACGACGCGCTCGGCGCGGCGGGTGCGGCGGGCCTCACGCCGCCGCCCGTGACGCAGCAGGAGAAGCAGCAGATCATGGATATGTTCGAGAGCAACAAGCCATGA
- a CDS encoding LysR substrate-binding domain-containing protein: protein MSQQREAIDTYLLRVLHTLLMERSVTRAAVKLNQSQPAISAALRRLRDITGDPLLVRGKSGMVPTEYGLRLLEPVQNALREIERIKFQQHNFDPATSIRCYRIGCPDYLNVLFVPTVVERFRQAAPNATLEFHSLGPAFDYELALEDGKLDIVVGNWPEPPEQLHLSNLFVDQIVCLMSNTHPFAKRGGLTLDQYLNAPHLAPTPYSVGQRGAIDVHLARERLKRHVVVTLPYFNLAPYVLVKSDLIFTTTRLFADHYAKFLPLSVVPAPLDFPPMQYYQLWHERCHYSDEVRWLRGLVAEATRTLIEP, encoded by the coding sequence ATGAGTCAGCAACGCGAGGCGATCGACACGTATCTTTTGCGCGTCTTGCACACCTTGTTGATGGAGCGCAGCGTCACGCGCGCGGCCGTCAAACTGAATCAGTCGCAGCCGGCGATCAGCGCCGCGCTGCGCCGCCTGCGCGACATCACGGGCGATCCGCTGCTGGTGCGCGGCAAGTCCGGCATGGTGCCGACCGAATACGGGCTGCGGCTCCTCGAGCCGGTGCAGAACGCGCTGCGCGAGATCGAACGCATCAAGTTCCAGCAGCACAATTTCGATCCGGCCACCTCGATCCGCTGCTATCGGATCGGTTGTCCCGACTACCTGAACGTGCTGTTCGTGCCGACCGTGGTCGAACGCTTCCGCCAGGCCGCGCCGAACGCGACGCTCGAATTCCATTCGCTCGGCCCCGCCTTCGACTACGAGCTGGCGCTCGAGGACGGCAAGCTCGACATCGTGGTCGGCAACTGGCCCGAGCCGCCCGAGCAGTTGCACCTGTCGAACCTGTTCGTCGACCAGATCGTCTGCCTGATGAGCAACACGCATCCGTTCGCCAAGCGCGGCGGGCTGACCCTCGACCAGTACCTGAACGCGCCGCATCTCGCGCCGACGCCGTACTCCGTCGGCCAGCGCGGCGCGATCGACGTGCATCTCGCGCGCGAACGCCTGAAGCGTCACGTGGTCGTCACGCTGCCGTACTTCAACCTCGCGCCCTACGTGTTGGTCAAGTCCGACCTGATCTTCACGACGACGCGCCTGTTCGCCGACCACTACGCGAAATTCCTGCCGCTGTCGGTCGTGCCCGCGCCGCTCGACTTCCCGCCGATGCAGTACTACCAGCTGTGGCACGAACGCTGCCACTACTCCGACGAAGTACGCTGGCTGCGCGGCCTCGTGGCCGAGGCCACCCGCACGCTGATCGAGCCGTAA
- a CDS encoding NAD(P)-dependent oxidoreductase: protein MDVGFCGPGLMGAPMIRHLLRAGHRVWVWNRTREKADALAAEGASVVDTPAELAGCARTVLLCVLDARAVGAVTFGPQGLLAGDPAARQLRRIVDHSSIAPAATRDYAARAAALGVDWIDAPVSGGVPGAQAGTLAVMAGGAAAEVDAVRPLLGAYAARVTHLGEAGAGQTAKLCNQAIVTATVTAIAEAVGLAQASGIDAARLAEALAGGWADSVLLQTFVPRMTGAAAPPLGALSTFQKDVEAIADAARETGAVMPVAGAVQQVLRLGAALGLADADFAALARIVRPRP from the coding sequence ATGGACGTGGGATTTTGCGGCCCGGGCCTGATGGGCGCGCCGATGATCCGCCATCTGCTGCGGGCGGGGCATCGGGTGTGGGTGTGGAACCGCACGCGGGAGAAGGCGGACGCGCTCGCGGCCGAGGGCGCGAGCGTGGTCGACACGCCGGCCGAGCTGGCCGGGTGCGCGCGGACCGTGCTGCTGTGCGTGCTCGACGCGCGTGCGGTCGGCGCCGTGACGTTCGGCCCGCAGGGTCTGCTGGCCGGCGATCCGGCTGCCCGGCAGTTGCGGCGGATCGTCGATCATTCGAGCATCGCGCCGGCCGCGACGCGCGACTACGCGGCGCGCGCGGCGGCGCTCGGCGTGGACTGGATCGACGCGCCGGTGTCGGGCGGCGTGCCGGGGGCGCAGGCGGGCACGCTGGCGGTGATGGCGGGCGGCGCGGCGGCCGAGGTCGACGCGGTGCGGCCGCTGCTCGGCGCCTACGCGGCGCGCGTCACGCACCTCGGCGAGGCGGGCGCGGGCCAGACCGCGAAGCTGTGCAACCAGGCGATCGTGACGGCGACCGTCACTGCGATCGCGGAAGCGGTCGGCCTCGCGCAGGCGAGCGGGATCGACGCAGCGCGGCTCGCGGAGGCGCTCGCGGGCGGCTGGGCGGACTCGGTGCTGCTGCAGACCTTCGTGCCGCGCATGACGGGCGCCGCCGCGCCGCCGCTGGGCGCGCTCAGCACGTTCCAGAAGGACGTCGAGGCGATCGCCGATGCGGCGCGCGAGACGGGGGCGGTGATGCCGGTGGCGGGCGCGGTGCAGCAGGTGCTGCGGCTCGGCGCGGCGCTCGGGCTGGCCGACGCGGACTTCGCTGCGCTGGCGCGGATCGTGCGGCCGCGGCCCTGA
- a CDS encoding dodecin produces the protein MSDHVYKLIELTGSSRQSSDDAIRNAITKAAKTLHNLHWFEVTDTRGHIENGDVVHWQVTLKVGLRLDD, from the coding sequence ATGAGCGACCACGTCTACAAGCTGATCGAACTCACCGGCTCGTCGCGGCAGTCGAGCGACGACGCGATCCGCAACGCCATCACCAAAGCCGCGAAAACCCTGCACAACCTGCACTGGTTCGAAGTGACCGACACGCGCGGCCACATCGAGAACGGCGACGTCGTGCACTGGCAGGTCACGCTGAAGGTCGGCCTGCGCCTCGACGACTAG
- the mscL gene encoding large conductance mechanosensitive channel protein MscL, producing MSIIKEFKEFAVKGNVMDLAIGVIIGAAFSKIVDSIVKDLIMPVIGVLTGGLDFSNKFILLGQIPATFKGNPDSFKDLQAAGVAAFGYGSFITVLINFIILAFIIFLMVKFINKLRKPDDAAPAATPEDVVLLREIRDALNKR from the coding sequence ATGAGCATCATCAAGGAATTCAAGGAATTTGCCGTCAAGGGCAATGTGATGGATCTCGCCATCGGCGTGATCATCGGCGCCGCATTCTCGAAGATCGTCGATTCCATCGTGAAGGATCTGATCATGCCGGTGATCGGCGTGCTGACCGGCGGCCTCGATTTCTCGAACAAATTCATCCTGCTCGGCCAGATCCCGGCGACCTTCAAGGGTAATCCCGATTCGTTCAAGGACCTGCAGGCAGCCGGCGTCGCGGCGTTCGGCTACGGCTCGTTCATCACGGTGCTGATCAACTTCATCATCCTGGCCTTCATCATTTTCCTGATGGTCAAATTCATCAACAAGCTGCGCAAGCCGGACGACGCCGCGCCCGCCGCGACGCCCGAGGACGTGGTGCTGTTGCGCGAGATCCGCGACGCGCTCAACAAGCGCTGA